The following coding sequences lie in one Chryseobacterium arthrosphaerae genomic window:
- a CDS encoding BtrH N-terminal domain-containing protein, with protein sequence MKLNFEHHQTAHCENGVASNLLLNKGLKLSEPMIFGIGSGLFFVYLPFLKVNFAPGFSYRPMPGAIFSKAAKRLGIKIKREKFSNPQEAQKALERNLEQNIPTGLQVGVFNLTYFPEEYKFHFNAHNLVVYGKEDGKFLISDPVMDYTTSLTEAELEKVRYAKGALPPKGHMYYPVYIPEHIHLEEAIKKGIKDTCKNMLAPVPLIGVKAMRWVAKSIPKWAEKKGTKVTNHYLGQLIRMQEEIGTGGGGFRFIYGAFLQEASVILKNDELKELSKEITSIGDLWRDFAVDIARVYKNRNSKSNIYNELSKTMLHIADLEEAFYKKLRKAI encoded by the coding sequence ATGAAATTAAACTTTGAACACCATCAGACTGCGCATTGCGAAAACGGTGTTGCTTCTAATCTACTGCTTAATAAAGGACTGAAACTGAGTGAACCTATGATCTTCGGGATCGGCTCCGGACTGTTTTTCGTCTACCTTCCTTTTTTGAAGGTGAATTTCGCTCCGGGCTTTAGCTACCGACCGATGCCGGGAGCTATCTTCAGTAAGGCAGCCAAAAGATTAGGAATTAAAATTAAAAGAGAAAAATTCTCCAATCCTCAGGAGGCGCAGAAAGCCCTCGAAAGAAATCTGGAACAAAATATCCCTACAGGACTTCAGGTGGGAGTTTTCAACCTTACCTATTTTCCTGAAGAATATAAATTCCACTTCAATGCCCATAACCTTGTAGTATATGGAAAAGAAGACGGAAAATTCCTGATCAGTGATCCGGTGATGGATTATACCACTTCCCTTACTGAGGCTGAACTGGAAAAAGTAAGATATGCCAAAGGGGCTCTACCACCTAAAGGACATATGTACTATCCTGTATATATTCCTGAACACATTCATCTGGAAGAAGCCATTAAAAAAGGAATTAAAGATACCTGTAAAAATATGCTGGCTCCGGTACCGCTTATCGGGGTAAAAGCAATGCGATGGGTAGCGAAGAGTATTCCGAAATGGGCTGAAAAAAAAGGAACAAAAGTTACCAATCACTATCTGGGACAGCTGATCAGAATGCAGGAGGAAATCGGAACAGGCGGTGGCGGTTTCAGGTTTATCTATGGTGCCTTTCTTCAGGAAGCATCAGTGATCCTTAAAAATGACGAATTAAAAGAATTGTCAAAAGAAATTACCTCTATTGGTGATCTTTGGAGAGATTTTGCCGTAGATATAGCCCGTGTTTACAAAAACAGGAATTCCAAGAGCAATATCTATAACGAACTTTCAAAAACGATGCTGCATATTGCAGATCTTGAAGAAGCTTTCTATAAAAAACTGAGAAAAGCGATCTGA
- a CDS encoding M16 family metallopeptidase, translating to MKKFFISVSLFCMLSAMAQKFETQKLTDAQGYTYETVKNDLAGVRVYTLKNGLKVYLAKNEDAPRIQTYIPVRTGSNNDPSDNTGLAHYLEHMVFKGTSHLGTQDWAKEKVLLQQISDLYEQHKAEKDPAKKKELYKKIDEVSQEASKYAIANEYDKAISSLGATGTNAHTWLDETVYKNNIPSNELEKWLRVEKERFSELVLRLFHTELEAVYEEYNRAQDNDGRLVNYALMEALFPKHPNGQQTTIGTSEHLKSPSMVAIHKYFDTYYVPNNMAVVLVGDLDFDKTIKLVDQYFGGFKYKELPMKKMVTEEPMTGIVSRTVKSPSTPRMTIAWRTDSYGTQEARLADVVAEILSNRGDAGLIDLNINQKQKTLGAGAYESPFKMYGSFSLVVTPKEGQSFDDAKKLLMDQIDLVKKGQFPDWMLKAIVNDKKVQRMKGYETADGLATELYDSYIKGRTWEQELDEINQYEKITKADVVKFANNFFKDNYVVVYKEKGVNDKLVRVENPGITPIKLNREAQSPFLKDILNTKVAESKPEFIDYKTAIQTSQIKDKTVSFVKNKYNEIAQVSYIFPFGTDNDKELSVAGTVFEYLGTDKYTPEQLKEEFYKLGITYSVRTSNDQMVITLSGLESNMKKGVELMNHWMTNVKADKAIYAQTVKTILESRAAMKKDKVRIMAALSNYAKYGKDSRMTDIVSKERLESIDVNELIKKMKTLNQYPYQVFLYGQDQSGLEKAVKPYIANTSLHPAKAKEYPEPATTGKVYFTNYDMVQTEMAKVAKGSTVNLGNFGKANVFNEYFGRGLSSIVFQEIRESKSLAYTAYVSYANASEKGHANYITNYIGTQANKLPLAVNAMNDLMVSLPQIPAQFENAKGSALKQIASNRINRTNIFFSQLGLKKLGVDYDIRKDIYAEIQGLTLPQLTGFYNTEVKPVQYNTAIIGKKENLKMESINKMGEFQEVSLEEIFGF from the coding sequence ATGAAGAAGTTTTTTATTTCTGTTTCGCTTTTCTGTATGCTAAGCGCAATGGCACAGAAATTCGAGACCCAAAAGCTGACCGATGCCCAGGGCTATACTTATGAAACGGTAAAGAATGATCTGGCGGGTGTAAGAGTATACACGCTGAAGAACGGATTAAAGGTTTATCTTGCGAAGAATGAAGATGCTCCGAGAATTCAGACGTATATTCCCGTAAGAACAGGATCAAATAATGACCCAAGTGACAATACGGGGTTAGCACACTACCTTGAACATATGGTGTTCAAAGGAACTTCCCATCTGGGAACTCAGGACTGGGCTAAAGAAAAAGTTCTGTTGCAGCAGATATCTGATCTTTACGAACAGCATAAAGCAGAAAAAGACCCGGCAAAAAAGAAAGAACTTTACAAAAAGATCGATGAGGTTTCTCAGGAAGCTTCCAAATATGCGATCGCCAATGAATATGACAAAGCGATTTCCTCATTGGGAGCTACCGGAACAAATGCCCACACATGGCTGGATGAAACGGTATATAAAAATAACATCCCTTCCAATGAGCTTGAAAAATGGCTTAGAGTAGAAAAGGAACGTTTTTCAGAATTGGTACTGCGTCTTTTCCATACGGAGCTGGAAGCGGTATATGAAGAATACAACAGGGCTCAGGATAATGACGGACGTCTTGTCAACTATGCTTTGATGGAAGCTCTTTTCCCAAAACATCCTAATGGCCAGCAAACCACAATCGGTACTTCCGAGCACCTGAAGAGCCCTTCAATGGTGGCGATCCACAAATATTTTGATACTTATTATGTGCCTAATAACATGGCGGTAGTTTTGGTGGGTGACCTGGATTTTGATAAAACTATAAAATTAGTTGATCAGTATTTCGGAGGATTTAAATATAAAGAACTTCCAATGAAAAAAATGGTGACGGAAGAGCCCATGACAGGTATTGTTTCCAGAACGGTAAAAAGCCCGTCTACTCCGAGGATGACCATTGCATGGAGAACAGATTCTTATGGAACCCAGGAAGCAAGACTGGCAGATGTAGTGGCTGAAATTCTTAGTAACAGAGGTGATGCGGGATTAATTGACCTTAATATTAATCAGAAGCAGAAGACGCTTGGCGCAGGAGCTTATGAATCGCCATTCAAAATGTACGGTTCATTTTCTTTGGTAGTAACTCCTAAAGAAGGACAAAGCTTTGATGACGCTAAAAAGCTCCTGATGGATCAGATAGACCTTGTGAAAAAAGGACAATTCCCGGACTGGATGCTGAAAGCGATCGTTAATGATAAAAAGGTTCAGCGCATGAAAGGCTATGAAACTGCTGACGGGCTTGCAACGGAGCTTTATGATTCTTACATCAAAGGAAGAACATGGGAACAGGAGCTTGATGAGATCAACCAGTACGAAAAAATCACGAAAGCTGATGTTGTAAAGTTTGCCAATAATTTCTTTAAAGATAATTATGTAGTAGTTTATAAAGAAAAAGGAGTGAATGACAAGCTGGTGCGTGTGGAAAACCCGGGAATCACTCCGATCAAACTGAACAGAGAAGCTCAGTCTCCTTTCCTTAAGGATATCTTAAATACTAAGGTAGCAGAAAGTAAGCCTGAGTTTATTGATTATAAAACGGCGATTCAGACTTCACAGATCAAAGACAAGACCGTAAGTTTTGTAAAAAATAAATACAACGAAATTGCCCAGGTAAGCTATATTTTCCCTTTCGGAACAGATAATGATAAAGAGCTTTCTGTAGCAGGAACAGTCTTTGAATATCTTGGAACAGATAAGTACACTCCTGAACAGTTGAAAGAAGAGTTTTATAAGCTAGGAATTACTTATAGTGTAAGAACCTCCAATGATCAGATGGTGATCACATTAAGCGGCCTTGAAAGCAATATGAAGAAAGGAGTAGAGCTTATGAATCACTGGATGACCAATGTAAAAGCTGATAAGGCAATTTACGCACAGACAGTGAAGACCATTCTGGAATCAAGAGCTGCAATGAAGAAAGACAAAGTGAGAATCATGGCTGCCCTTTCGAATTATGCCAAATACGGTAAAGATTCGAGAATGACAGATATTGTTTCCAAAGAACGTCTTGAGAGCATTGATGTGAACGAACTGATTAAAAAGATGAAAACGCTGAACCAGTATCCTTATCAGGTATTCCTTTACGGTCAGGATCAGTCCGGACTGGAAAAAGCGGTGAAACCTTATATTGCCAATACAAGTCTTCATCCTGCAAAAGCGAAGGAATATCCGGAACCGGCTACCACAGGTAAGGTCTATTTTACCAACTATGATATGGTACAGACAGAAATGGCCAAAGTAGCCAAAGGAAGTACTGTAAATCTTGGTAACTTTGGAAAAGCCAATGTATTCAACGAGTATTTCGGTAGAGGATTATCTTCAATTGTTTTCCAGGAGATCAGAGAAAGTAAATCATTAGCTTATACAGCTTATGTTTCTTATGCCAATGCTTCAGAAAAGGGACATGCGAATTATATCACCAACTACATCGGAACGCAGGCAAACAAACTTCCTCTGGCGGTTAACGCAATGAATGACCTTATGGTATCATTACCACAGATTCCTGCCCAGTTTGAAAATGCAAAAGGGTCTGCACTGAAGCAGATCGCTTCCAACAGGATCAACAGAACGAATATTTTCTTCAGCCAGCTGGGATTGAAAAAACTTGGGGTAGATTATGACATCAGAAAGGATATCTATGCTGAAATCCAGGGGCTGACATTACCACAGCTAACAGGATTCTACAATACAGAAGTGAAACCGGTACAATACAATACGGCAATCATCGGTAAGAAAGAAAACCTGAAAATGGAATCTATCAATAAAATGGGCGAATTCCAGGAAGTGTCTCTTGAAGAGATTTTCGGATTCTAA
- a CDS encoding C40 family peptidase, whose translation MYYKVKKGDTLGKIAKAHKVPVELILAHNQTIINPDVIFEGQLINIPNIEDIPVKKFQFARQLTPQDIVNKARSVIGKRIVYKLGAGGMDEKYALPTRDGACDCSGFVCWVLGLSRKTKIPFYQPGGWIYTDSMVEDINRNAGIFDRLTVPEVGCIVVYGAGKKIGHVGIVSEVENGKMKKVIHCSSGNYASFRDAIQETSPKVFERADALWGRFVG comes from the coding sequence ATGTATTACAAAGTAAAAAAGGGCGATACGCTCGGCAAAATTGCCAAGGCACATAAAGTACCGGTAGAATTGATTCTTGCACATAACCAGACCATTATTAATCCTGATGTAATTTTTGAAGGCCAGTTAATTAATATTCCGAATATTGAAGATATTCCGGTGAAGAAATTCCAGTTTGCCAGACAGCTTACTCCTCAGGATATTGTGAATAAAGCGAGATCCGTAATAGGAAAAAGAATTGTCTATAAATTGGGAGCAGGCGGAATGGATGAAAAATACGCTCTTCCTACAAGGGATGGAGCTTGTGACTGCAGCGGCTTTGTCTGTTGGGTACTTGGATTATCCAGAAAAACGAAAATTCCTTTTTATCAGCCGGGCGGGTGGATCTATACAGATTCTATGGTGGAAGATATCAATCGCAATGCGGGTATTTTCGACAGGCTTACAGTTCCTGAAGTGGGATGTATTGTGGTGTATGGCGCCGGCAAAAAAATCGGGCATGTAGGAATCGTTTCGGAAGTTGAAAATGGAAAAATGAAAAAAGTGATTCATTGCAGCTCCGGAAACTATGCTTCATTCAGGGATGCCATTCAGGAAACCTCACCGAAAGTTTTCGAACGGGCAGATGCGTTGTGGGGCAGATTTGTAGGATAG